AGAAGATAAACTACTCGATGGCCCGCGCGGTGTTCGGCTTCACCGACCAGAGCAAGATTGGGATGATTTTCTACCCTGCCATACAGGCTGCTCCTACCTTCTTCGAAAAGAAGCGCTGTTTGATTCCGGCGGCTATCGACCAGGACCCCTATTGGAGGCTCCAGAGGGACTTCGCTGAAAGCCTGGGCTACTACAAGACTGCGGCGATACACAGCAAGTTCGTGCCGGGTTTAACCAGCCTCAGCGGAAAGATGAGTGCCTCGAAGCCGGAGACGGCCGTTTACCTCACAGACGATCCGGAAGAGGCGGGCAAGAAGATATGGAAGTTCGCTCTCACCGGTGGGAGGGCGACGGCAAAGGAGCAGCGCGAGAAAGGCGGAGAGCCTGAGAAGTGCGTCGTCTTCAAGTGGTTCGAGATATTCTTTGAACCAGACGACGAGAAGCTGATGGAGCGTTACCGCGCCTGTAAGAGCGGAGAGCTTCTCTGCGGCCAGTGCAAGCGCGAGCTGATAGAGAGGGTCCAAAAGTTCCTCAAGGAGCACCAGGAGAGGAGGAAGAGGGCCGAGAGGGAGATAGAGAAGTTCAAGTACACCGGCGAACTTGCTCAGGAGCAGTGGGATAAGGCTATTCCTGAGGCGTTGAAGGGCTGAAACGGATTTTTAATCCCTTTCTCGAAACCTTTTTATACTTGGGTGGGTTGTATTTTTATCGTGGTGTAACATGCGGAAGGGCATTCTGGCCTTTCTCATAATTCTGATCGTTCTTGTAAGCGGTTGTCTCGGTGGTGGCAGCACATCGACGACGTCGAGTTCTCCATCGAAAACCACTCCCTTGGCCACTAAGTCGCCCATAAAAGAAAAACCAGCCCCCTTAAAGTTTCTCTATCCTGAATCGCCAAAGGTTGTCAACTGGAGCTATGAAGAAGCCTACCGGTTTTTCGCTAACAACTACTCTAAGGTTCCATACTCCCAGTACGGCAACATAACGGTTAACTACTCGGACGGCACCTTCCACGGGAGGTACGAGTTCGTTCTCACAAACTTCACCTCGGGGGTTCTCTATCTGGCACGTCTCGTAACTCCAAAGGACCCACTAACCCTCAAAATCACCATAGGAGGAGTCCCCCTCAACCTCTCTCGCGTTAACGCCTATCGCTGGACGTTCAGTAACGGTGCGGGCATAGAGTTCTACGCGGTTAACGTCTCCACGAACCTGACCGAGCTACACGGTGTCGCCACCTACGAGTTTCGCTACCTGCCAAACGAGGACTACATCTTTGAACTCATATCGAACGATATTCACTTCGGGACGGATTTCTCGTGGTGGGAATTTGCCTCCAGAAATGTAAGCGTAAAGGTTCTCGTTAGATTCCCGGAAAACACGATTTTCGTGCTGTTTGGCTATGGCATAGTCCGCTCCGGAATGGAGGTCACTTATGACTCTGCATCCCAGGGGGGCTTCATTCTCTACCTCCCCAACTTGGAGTGGAAGACATTCGAAATCGGTGGGACGAACTACACCGTTTACTTCCCCTCCGACAAGTACAGTGAGGAAGGTTTCAACATCCTCAAGGCAGAGCTGGCTTTTGCCATGAACCTCTACGCCAACATGACGGGTATTTCCCCTGCCAGAAAGTTCGACGTGGTGTTCTATCCCGACTACCAGAGGATGATGTACAAGCGCTTTGGATCGGCCCCCTTCGCCGTCAACCGGGGGCACGTGATTATAGTCAACTGTCCAGTTGATATCAGGGACTCGGCGGTTAACTACGCATCGGTCATCTTCCACGAGGTGGCGCACGAATGGGCCGGCTACTACGCGCGGTTCAGGTTCATACATGAGCCACTGGCGACCTTCATGCAGATGGAAGCCTACGGGAAGTGGGATCCTGAGGGATATCCCCTCTGGCTGGACAACAACGAACACGGAACGGTTCTCTATGGAAACACCGTATCCTTCTACGAGCTCCTCCACCTCATCGAGGAAAGATCGAGATCGTCATATTCCTCCACTAGCTGGAGAGCGAACCCATACTTCTACACCCTCTACTGGAAGGGGGCCTTCGTGATCCGTTCCCTCCGCCTGGTTATCGGCGAGGAGAAGTTCTCCAAGGGGTTCAAAGAGCTATTCCACAGATGTCATGACTCCTGGTGCAATGTTACTGACTTCCAGCGGACGTTTGAGGATGTTAGCGGTGAGAACCTCACCTGGTTCTTCAACGAGTGGTTCAACTCAACACTGGTGCCGGACTACAACGTCACCAACCTAAGCGTCGAGAGTAACGGCAACGGCTACACCCTTACTTTCACTATAACCGACGTCAGCAACTTCACGATGCCCGTTCCGATACGGATATACCTCGAGGACGGAAGCCACGTTGATAGAACCGTCTGGGTGAACGACACCGCCACGGTGAACATTGAACTGCCGCAAAAACCAGTCGAAATCGTTATCGACCCGAACGAGGTCATGGTAAACGTGAACAGGGAGTTCGAAGTGGATGGGATAAAGGTGAGGGTCAATTAGGGCTAAAACACGCCCCATTCCTCTTCAAATTCCTTTTCTTCCCTTTCTCCTTCCGCTCTTTCCCTCAGCTCAACTCTGAAGCTCTCCTCCGCCTTGATGTCTGGCCTCAGCGGTATGTCGAGGATGGCCCTTATCCTGAACTCTCCGTGCCCCATAACGACTGTTTCACCGTTGAAGCCGCTGAGAATCAGCTTGGGGGAGACGGTTCCGTAGGTTCCCACCATTATAACCTTCTCCTCAGGGAGCATCGGCTCCCTGAACTCGAAGCTCTTGCCTTTACCGATGACCTTCTCGTAGTCGAAGCCTTTTGCCGTCAGGGCGACTTTGACCCTTCTGGCCTTATTGAGAGAAGAATAAACCGTCCCCGTTATGAACCTCCCCTCGCCCCTGAAGTTCACCTGGGCGGAGTCCCTATCCGTGCTAACCGTAACCGTTCCCGCGCCCTTTACCTCCCCCTCATCGGTGAAGAAGAGCACCACGATGTCCCTGTAAAGTTCATCTGTTATCCTCACAGCGGGAACGCTCACCTTCCCAGTTCCATCGAAGGCCACCGTCGCTTTGAACCCCTCCTCAGGGAAGGCGACGTTCGAAGCCCTGCTCTTTTTGGAGGGAGTGAACTCTCTCTCAACGTGGTAGCTCCTGTTCTTCCCGCTCCCGACCCAGTAGCCCCTCAATTCGAGCGTTCCATACTCGAACTCGAGGCTCTCCGGGAACGAGACGCCAGAATCAGAGAAGGTGCAGGCATCTGCGAATCTCTGGGCCCTCCCGTATTCCCTTCGCTTTTTAACCAGGGCGTAGATTCCAAAGAACACTATCGCCATGAAGAACGCGAAGAAACCGAGGACTATCAACTCGCCGCCCTGAACGCTGAAGAGCATGAAGCCGAATATGGCCGCAAATATCATCAGGAATATCACCATGAACGCCAGGGCCAGCGCACTGCCACTCTCTTTGAGGACGACGACTTTCATCGGACTCACCGCTGGTATGTTTGTCTTCGAATCCTTATTATGTTTCCTGAGTCACTCTAAAATTCGTAAAGAGCGAATGTTGGGAGGTCTGCGGGGACAAAAGAAAATTGGGGCTGTTGGCCCGACTTTGGTCAGTCTAGTATTACCTTTGATGTTTCATTTCTAAGCTTGAGCACTTTGAGGTATACCTCTTTCGTGGCCTCCACTTCTCTCCAAGTTCTATTTTTGATTTTCTCGTAGTCACCACTATCATAGAGTTCCCACACGGTGGTTCCGCTTGGTTTTCTGTCCTCTTCTTTGAGCAAGTTTTTAACCGTCCAGTTTTGTGATACTGGGCCTAGGATTCTGTGGTATTTTCGCTCTGGAATCAAAGGTGAGGCGGCAATGCTCAGGTCAAACTGTCTCAGCTTGAAGTACGTCTCGTAGAGCTTAGCTGGATCGGCTATTTCGTGCTTTAGACTCCTGACGAAGAGCACAGGAATATCGAAGCGCGAGATTCCAAAGCCTACGGCTATCGGTTCCGTGAGATTGGGATTCTTATCGAGAACTTGGCCGAGGACTTCCCACCTCGTCCAGCTTTCCCGAATGTAGAAGTAAACCTTTTCCAAGAGCTTTTTCTCACGTTCTTCGATGCTACCACCTTCTTGATCCCATATCCAGAACTCTTTCTTGGGTTCCCAGTTGTTGCTTTTGTCGAGTGGGAAGTATCTCTGAAAGACCCCTCCTATTACAAA
This window of the Thermococcus siculi genome carries:
- a CDS encoding tryptophan--tRNA ligase codes for the protein MDDFKVTPWDVEGVVDYAKLIEQFGTSPLTDELIEKTAQLTKSELPIFFRRKFFFSHRDYDKVLADYEAGRGFFLYTGRGPSGPMHIGHIIPFYATKWLQENFDVNLYVQITDDEKFLFKEKLSFDDTKRWAYDNILDIIAVGFDPDKTFIFQNSEFTKIYEMAIPIAKKINYSMARAVFGFTDQSKIGMIFYPAIQAAPTFFEKKRCLIPAAIDQDPYWRLQRDFAESLGYYKTAAIHSKFVPGLTSLSGKMSASKPETAVYLTDDPEEAGKKIWKFALTGGRATAKEQREKGGEPEKCVVFKWFEIFFEPDDEKLMERYRACKSGELLCGQCKRELIERVQKFLKEHQERRKRAEREIEKFKYTGELAQEQWDKAIPEALKG
- a CDS encoding M1 family aminopeptidase; protein product: MRKGILAFLIILIVLVSGCLGGGSTSTTSSSPSKTTPLATKSPIKEKPAPLKFLYPESPKVVNWSYEEAYRFFANNYSKVPYSQYGNITVNYSDGTFHGRYEFVLTNFTSGVLYLARLVTPKDPLTLKITIGGVPLNLSRVNAYRWTFSNGAGIEFYAVNVSTNLTELHGVATYEFRYLPNEDYIFELISNDIHFGTDFSWWEFASRNVSVKVLVRFPENTIFVLFGYGIVRSGMEVTYDSASQGGFILYLPNLEWKTFEIGGTNYTVYFPSDKYSEEGFNILKAELAFAMNLYANMTGISPARKFDVVFYPDYQRMMYKRFGSAPFAVNRGHVIIVNCPVDIRDSAVNYASVIFHEVAHEWAGYYARFRFIHEPLATFMQMEAYGKWDPEGYPLWLDNNEHGTVLYGNTVSFYELLHLIEERSRSSYSSTSWRANPYFYTLYWKGAFVIRSLRLVIGEEKFSKGFKELFHRCHDSWCNVTDFQRTFEDVSGENLTWFFNEWFNSTLVPDYNVTNLSVESNGNGYTLTFTITDVSNFTMPVPIRIYLEDGSHVDRTVWVNDTATVNIELPQKPVEIVIDPNEVMVNVNREFEVDGIKVRVN
- a CDS encoding 3'-5' exonuclease family protein, which produces MRFKPGATHLIFFDIEYYVPPEYRDRPGLKANPYDSGGFVIGGVFQRYFPLDKSNNWEPKKEFWIWDQEGGSIEEREKKLLEKVYFYIRESWTRWEVLGQVLDKNPNLTEPIAVGFGISRFDIPVLFVRSLKHEIADPAKLYETYFKLRQFDLSIAASPLIPERKYHRILGPVSQNWTVKNLLKEEDRKPSGTTVWELYDSGDYEKIKNRTWREVEATKEVYLKVLKLRNETSKVILD